A stretch of DNA from Acanthochromis polyacanthus isolate Apoly-LR-REF ecotype Palm Island chromosome 21, KAUST_Apoly_ChrSc, whole genome shotgun sequence:
GATTGTTTACACATTTGTTTCTGGGAGGCATATTTGATGTAGATTCTAAAACCAGGTAAACTTaagcaggtaaaaaaaaaaagacatgaattTCCTAGAAATAACTGTGACTTGAATATTGAAATGAATACTATCTGCAGATTAGAAATCAGCAATTCATTGACAAATGCAGTCTAAGTTTACATAGACTGTAATTGTAATGGCATGCTAGGCTAACCACTAGCAGAAAAACACTGCTTGTGATTTATTTCAGTgtcatggatggatgaaattaCATTACTGGATGTTAGTCTCCACCTTTTTTACATTCAACCAATAGGATTATTTCTGTCTCCAGGAAATGTTTTTCTGCTAAACTAAGCTCCAAAGGGTGGCATTTCCAAGAGGCTCATTTATGACATATTCATAATGTTATTGAATAAAAGATTAGGATTTCATTCAGCAAAGTTGTTAAAATGACCATGGTGCAAATGAGAGAGGGAGCTTCATCCTTCTTAGTAAGATACATTTCCCAGAAAAGACGGTTTTGaagggtgttttttttagagCCTGACCAATGTATCAGTTCATCAATATCAGCCCGATTTTGGCTTGGCATAGATATATTGGCATCAGCTTGCATGTTGTTTCATAGAATATGAAAGCAATTGCTAGCAATACTCTCAGCACagtctgcagcacatgcagcagagtatGCATTATATCTGAGCAGGTGATGTGATGGTGCATCAAGCTTGATGCTGACTAGTTTGTGAACTACTTTGCTGGAAAGTTAGTCATGTCCCATCATGTCCCCTTACCAACATAACTCTAACCTATATATAAACACTATCAGCCCATTTATCAATATCAGAATTTCTTACTCCCTAAAATTGGCATTGGCCAAAAAActccaaacaaaacaagctgtaattcatgtttttttagtcatttctatCCTTCTGTTTCTCCATCATCATGTGTTCTGTGCCAAAATAAGTTGTTATTTATATCTGATTTATGCATGAAGGCGATTAATCACTAATTTACTTTCATAACGATCCAATATGCACGCTGTACCACTGATACCATCGAAACATGGCAGTATAATACCATAAACCTCACTCACTTCAACTCAAAAGTTCAAACTTTCTTGACACAAACTGCcagaacaaaacagcaaatctaATCCTTTGTGGTGCTGAAAACAGACATCATCAGTTGTTAtagttcttattttttaaaattaattttattcttGTTGAGATGAATAATGGTGAATGAAAGTCAAgtgctttaaaaaatgcatctgttttttttggacCATGAAATAGTGACAAAGTGAGCTCCTCCTAAAGCCTTGGTACAGTTGGCACACTGAATATTAAGTCTGTAAATCTGCTCTTAGGAAAAGGGCCTACTTTGATTTCAAACCTTCTCTTTGTTTTGACAGGTCAGCTAATCAGTCAGACAGATTACAGCATGAAGCATCACGCGAGGTGAGCACAACGAGTGATCTGTGAAAGCATCCGAGCAGAGCCGgttggaagcagcagcagaagcaatTGAAAGAATTAGAAAAATCAAGCATAACAAGTTCTTATCAGGAGCTAATGGTCAGTTCAGTCATCATGAACTGGAAAAGCAGTGGTGTACTTTTACAACAATGTGGTTTTATGTCAACTGTGCTCAGTTTACTTATCAAACAGAGCTATCATGAACTTCATTCTTGTATGCACAACACCTAGTCGGCTTGTTTCTATAGACTCAAAACACCATATCTGCACTTCAGTAATATGAGCGATATGATCTGAATAAGCACAGACCCTTCTTTATGTCCATGTTTGATAAAACCAGCAGATAAACTTTTAGCCTGTGGAGCTATGAATCATTTAAAGGTTGCATCTTGTTGTTGTGTGGGCGGAGCTGATTAAAGACACACTTCTTAGAACCTAAACGTGGCGGGTCACAACCTTATCGGGACATTTTTATCTTTCTGTCTGCCACTTTGAGAAACTCATCCTTGCAGATGACACTTGATCGAGTTATGCAAGAGGTTAGGGTTCATTTAGACTTAACCAAATGTTGAACACTAATCCTTGAATGGCATCCAAAAAGGAGCAATGCACCTTTGATTTCTTCAAAGTAGTTTTATCACATTggagaagaagaacaaagtCCAGCAACATCAAGGTGtcataaatatttttctttgtcttactTGAAAATGACCTACTTAAGTGAGGGCGCCAACTTAGTTTCTTCTTTACAATGCTCTTTCTTCCACtctgtaaacacaacacaactgccctgttttttctttgtgttttatcaACTCTGACATTTCCTTTCCTGAACAGACTGCAGGCTTTGGTCTCCCTGAGATAAAGAGGGATTTCACAAGCATACACACCGTACTTAAAGACATCAACACGTCACTCTCTCTTACCGTCCAAGTCGGGTTCTGTGTAGGTCAAATCCTAGCATTGTCCAGGCAAAACGCAgagaaatgtaaaaagaaaacatatatacaaaaataaagagTCAGGTTTACTGTACAAGTCTGCAGAATCGCACTCAAACCATCGTGCTCTTCTTCTCCCTAAAGTCTGACTGCGATGGCTCGTGGTAGGTGGTGATCATGTTGGCCGTGTCCCACCGTCCCACAGGAGCCGGAGAGCTCTGCATCACTACCAGCCTGATGGGAGACTGAGTGGGTGGCTGTGGGTCCGGGGCGTACTCCTTGGTGGGATCTTTGCCCCGGCAGTCGTACATGATACAGGATATCAGGAAGACCAGGAGCAAGATAACGTAGCTGGCGATGAGGATGCAAAGGTTCAAAGTGACGGGGTCAATCTCCTGGTAGTTTTCCAGAAAGCCCATGGTGCCCGCCTCATGCTGGGTGGCCCAGAGGCCTTGCAGAACCAGCACCTCAAGAGTGAAGGAAGTAAAGGGTCCAGAAGGTATCGACGGTTGCGACACTCTAAACAAGCCTGGTGTAAGCAGGGCTTTCTCTCTCTATCCCCTTCAATCTGTCCTCTCTACCGTCCTCCCCTccaccctccctccatcctctctgcCTCGCTTCTGTCTCCCACCTTGCCGTTTCAGACGGTGGAAATGTGGCTCTGTGGTAAAAATACTTTAATCCACGCCACTCTTCTGACCTGAAATTTCTGCAATCGATGGCTGAGTTTAATAACTTAAGTCTCAGTTGTAACTCAGCAAATGTGACAGATTCTGTGTTATATCATCATCTGCTagcaagtgaacatttaatTACTGTGTATGTGACgtatttcagtgtgtgtgtgtgtgtgtgtgtctgtgtgtgtgtgtctgtgtgtgtgtgtggtgtaatCTTAATCTTGATTGTGAGTGGGGATTGACAGAGGAAGCCATCTGGCTAAATAGAGGCTGGAGAGTGCCACTGAAAAGCCACTCAGAAAATGCTTACATGCCACCAGAAGACTTAAAGGACCCAAtggagaaggaagaagaaaaacatttcctCCTAAATTTGTGAccttgtgtgatttttgtcgAGCATGCAATCCAAAGAGATTACAGCAGCCTTTGTCCTCTCTGTGTCAGACTACTTGTTGCAGGCT
This window harbors:
- the LOC127531550 gene encoding small integral membrane protein 36-like; the encoded protein is MGFLENYQEIDPVTLNLCILIASYVILLLVFLISCIMYDCRGKDPTKEYAPDPQPPTQSPIRLVVMQSSPAPVGRWDTANMITTYHEPSQSDFREKKSTMV